A region from the Candidatus Electrothrix scaldis genome encodes:
- a CDS encoding histidine phosphatase family protein: MTDFSLTRLFLLRHGPTSAPPGCLVGSSDLPLSGQGLTRLQNIMPQLEHVACWYCSPLLRTRQTLEHLQLLGCPIGEPLYEERLREMNFGRWELQSYADIAAKDEEQIEAWNQYLDFIFPEGEAVSAFIARTTAMLRLFAESEHNTIGVMTHGGLIRTMICLALGISPKNYLLFDVQPASLTILDLYSEGGVLRGLNL; encoded by the coding sequence ATGACAGATTTCAGCCTCACCCGGCTTTTTCTCCTCCGTCATGGTCCCACCTCCGCACCACCGGGCTGCCTTGTTGGTAGCAGTGATCTTCCCCTGTCCGGCCAGGGACTTACCCGTTTACAGAATATAATGCCGCAGCTGGAGCATGTTGCTTGCTGGTATTGCAGTCCTCTACTCCGAACCCGGCAAACTCTGGAACATCTCCAGCTTTTGGGTTGTCCTATCGGGGAACCTCTTTATGAGGAACGCTTACGCGAGATGAATTTTGGACGCTGGGAGTTGCAAAGTTATGCTGATATTGCTGCCAAGGATGAGGAGCAGATCGAAGCCTGGAATCAATATCTGGACTTTATCTTTCCCGAGGGGGAGGCAGTTTCAGCTTTTATTGCAAGAACTACGGCTATGCTGAGGCTCTTTGCAGAGTCTGAACATAATACTATCGGAGTTATGACACATGGCGGGCTTATTCGTACTATGATTTGCCTTGCTTTAGGGATTTCTCCAAAGAACTACTTACTGTTTGATGTTCAACCAGCATCTCTTACTATCTTAGATCTTTATTCTGAGGGCGGCGTGTTGCGTGGGCTGAATCTGTGA